The Panicum hallii strain FIL2 chromosome 9, PHallii_v3.1, whole genome shotgun sequence genome has a window encoding:
- the LOC112875251 gene encoding uncharacterized protein LOC112875251, which translates to MGFSILPLMDFIARRAFLGAGLQPHTIALPYDDGSDGGQGRRTIHYWAPPGEPRLPPLLLVHGFGPMATWQWRRQVGPLSRRFHVIVPDLLGFGGSSCGSPASPSESAQAAALAALLDALPGLAAGARVAVAGTSYGGFVAYALARAAGPGRVGPVVISNSDLLKTAEDDRALLERAGGGIARTADLLMPLDARGARRLMELSFYRRQAVTLLPDFVLRQAVQQLFRDKREEKIELMKAIAVGTDEFKLTPLSQDVLLVWGDHDQIFPLDKAFDVKRCLSENVRLEIFEKTGHVPQMEDPARFNKLVLDFLLAPQKPPSFDSTARYVEVQPAKLVQLTAESNQ; encoded by the exons ATGGGCTTCAGCATCCTCCCGCTGATGGACTTCATCGCGCGCCGCGCGTTCCTCGGCGCCGGCCTCCAGCCCCACACCATCGCTCTCCCGTACGACGATGGCAGCGATggcgggcaggggcggcgcaccaTCCACTACTGGGCGCCCCCGGGGGAGCCGCGCCtcccgccgctgctgctcgtccaCGGCTTCGGGCCCATGGCCACCTGGCAGTGGCGCCGGCAGGTTGGCCCGCTGTCCCGCCGCTTCCACGTCATCGTCCCGGACCTCCTCGGCTTCGGCGGCTCCTCCTGCGGCTCCCCGGCGTCGCCCTCCGAGTCGGCGCAggccgccgcgctcgccgcgctCCTCGACGCGCTCCCGGGCCTcgcggcgggcgcgcgcgtaGCCGTGGCCGGCACCAGCTACGGCGGGTTCGTGGCCTACGCcctggcgcgcgcggcgggacCCGGCAGGGTCGGCCCCGTGGTGATATCCAACTCCGACCTGCTCAAGACGGCCGAGGACGACAGGGCGCTCCTcgagcgcgccggcggcgggatcGCGCGCACGGCCGACCTGCTCATGCCGCTGGatgcgcgcggcgcgcggcggctcATGGAGCTCTCCTTCTACCGGAGGCAGGCCGTCACCTTGCTGCCGGACTTCGTGCTCCGGCAGGCCGTGCAG CAACTTTTTAGGGATAAAAGGGAGGAGAAGATTGAGCTGATGAAGGCTATCGCTGTTGGCACAGACGAGTTCAAACTGACACCCTTGTCTCAG GACGTCTTGCTCGTATGGGGAGACCATGATCAGATATTTCCCTTGGATAAGGCGTTTGACGTCAAGAG GTGCTTAAGCGAGAATGTCAGACTGGAAATCTTTGAGAAAACAGGCCATGTGCCTCAGATGGAGGACCCGGCCCGGTTCAACAAGCTTGTCTTGGATTTCCTACTCGCACCACAAAAGCCTCCTTCATTCGATTCAACAGCAAGATACGTAGAGGTTCAACCGGCCAAATTGGTTCAGTTGACTGCTGAGTCGAATCAGTAG
- the LOC112875249 gene encoding LOW QUALITY PROTEIN: guanine nucleotide-binding protein alpha-1 subunit (The sequence of the model RefSeq protein was modified relative to this genomic sequence to represent the inferred CDS: deleted 2 bases in 1 codon) produces the protein MSVLTCVIESMGSSCSRPHSLNEAEATENAKSADIDRRILQETKAEQHIHKLLLLGAGESGKSTIFKQIKLLFQTGFDETELRSYTSVIHANVYQTIKILYDGAKELAQVEPDSSKYLLSPDNQEIGEKLSEIGARLDYPLLNKELVQDVRKLWQDPAIQETYSRGSILQVPDCAQYFMNNLDRLAEVDYLPTKEDVLHARVRTNGVVEIQFSPLGESKRGGEVYRLYDVGGQRNERRKWIHLFEGVNAVIFCAAISEYDQVLFEDETKNRMMETKELFDWVLKQRCFEKTSFMLFLNKFDIFERKIQKVPLSVCEWFKDYQPTAPGKQEVEHAYEFVKKKFEELYFQSSKPDRVDRVFKIYRTTALDQKLVKKTFKLIDESMRLQRRNLIESVLL, from the exons ATGTCTGTGCTTACCTGCGTGATTGAAAGCATGGGCTCATCCTGTAGCAGACCTCATTCCTTAAACGAGGCTGAAGCTACTGAAAATGCAAAG TCTGCTGACATCGACCGGCGGATTTTGCAAGAGACAAAGGCAGAGCAACACATCCACAAGCTCTTACTTCTTG GTGCTGGAGAATCGGGAAAGTCTACAATATTTAAACAG ATAAAGCTCCTTTTCCAAACTGGTTTCGATGAGACAGAACTTAGGAGCTATACTTCAGTCATCCACGCAAATGTGTATCAGACAATTAAA ATTCTATATGACGGAGCTAAAGAGCTAGCCCAAGTGGAACCAGATTCCTCAAAATATCTTCTATCCCCAGATAATCAG GAGATTGGAGAGAAACTATCAGAAATTGGTGCAAGACTGGATTACCCATTGCTGAACAAAGAACTTGTCCAGGATGTAAGAAAACTATGGCAAGATCCAGCCATTCAG GAAACTTATTCACGTGGAAGTATTCTGCAAGTCCCTGACTGTGCACAGTACTTCATGAACAATTTGGATCGATTAGCTGAAGTAGATTATTTACCAACAAAG GAGGATGTGCTTCATGCAAGAGTACGGACAAATGGTGTGGTAGAAATTCAGTTTAG CCCTCTAGGAGAGAGCAAAAGAGGTGGAGAGGTCTATAGGTTATACGATGTTGGCGGCCAAAGAAATGAGAGAAGGAAGTGGATTCATCTTTTTGAAGGTGTTAATGCTGTAATCTTTTGTGCTGCCATTAGTGA GTATGATCAGGTGTTATTTGAGGATGAGACTAAGAACAGAATGATGGAGACCAAAGAACTCTTTGACTGGGTCCTAAAGCAAAGATGTTTCGAG AAAACCTCATTCATGTTGTTTCTCAACAAATTCGACATATTTGAGAGGAAAATACAAAAG GTTCCTTTGAGTGTGTGCGAGTGGTTTAAAGACTACCAGCCTACTGCGCCTGGCAAACAGGAGGTTGAACATGCCTACGA GTTTGTGAAAAAGAAGTTTGAGGAGCTCTACTTCCAGAGCAGCAAGCCAGATCGTGTAGACCGAGTTTTCAAGATTTACAGAACAACTGCCCTGGATCAGAAACTTGTAAAGAAGACATTTAAGTTGATTGACGAGAGCATGAGG CTCCAGAGAAGGAACTTGATCGAGTCTGTGTTGTTGTAA
- the LOC112875253 gene encoding ylmG homolog protein 2, chloroplastic has translation MASPNADPPQHHASTPPLLLAVRHIPFPGVHRPRALPATDVLAPLARRLEEFVSAAAAHPLLKPLFAVHSHLSSFSQSRRRLVAARRDTLLSGEHCFAAVLGDSVAGMVVSNGINNFLSLYNTVLVVRLVLTWFPNTPPAIVAPLSTICDPYLNIFRGIIPPLGGTLDLSPILAFLVLNAFTSTAAALPAELPDPAPAPQHHRQSRASTSTCSAPLDLTANQRKWMQRMQSRKSQGGDGDH, from the exons ATGGCCTCCCCCAACGCCGACCCGCCTCAACACCACGCCTCGACGCCGCCACTCCTCCTCGCCGTACGCCACATCCCTTTCCCCGGCGTCCAccggccgcgcgcgctccccGCCACCGACGTCCTCGCCCCTCTCGCCCGCCGCCTCGAGGAGTTCGtgtccgcggccgccgcgcacccGCTCCTGAAGCCGCTCTTCGCTGTCCACTCCCACCTCTCTTCCTTCTCCCAG AGCAGGaggcggctggtggcggcgcggcgggacACGCTGCTGTCCGGGGAGCACTGCTTTGCGGCGGTGCTGGGGGACTCAGTGGCCGGCATGGTGGTGTCCAATGGCATAAACAACTTCCTCAGCCTCTACAACACGGTGCTCGTCGTCAGGCTCGTGCTCACCTGGTTCCCCAACACGCCACCCGCCATCGTCGCGCCTCTCAG CACGATCTGTGACCCGTACCTGAACATCTTCCGGGGCATCATCCCGCCGCTCGGGGGAACGCTGGACCTGTCGCCCATCCTCGCCTTCCTGGTCCTCAACGCcttcaccagcaccgccgccgcgcttCCGGCGGAGCTCCCCGACCCCGCACCAGCTCCACAGCACCACCGCCAGAGCCGCGCCTCGACATCCACCTGCTCGGCGCCCCTTGACCTGACGGCCAACCAGAGGAAATGGATGCAGAGAATGCAGTCCCGAAAGTCACAGGGAGGAGATGGTGATCACTAG
- the LOC112875248 gene encoding copper-transporting ATPase PAA2, chloroplastic encodes MATSASYPLLRVRPPASGGSAFPLKRLRPIHCRRGAPTSHSQRRLHLLHLHTRGVPAAAPPRATADPSSASSAVDAAGSQAADEGAGAGSAVLLDVSGMMCGGCAARVRAILAADARVETAAVNLLAESAAVRLRAPAPPGAGEELAARLTECGFPTTARRGGAAAAGAGESARKWREMAARKEELLARSRGRVAFAWTLVALCCGSHASHILHSLGIHVGHGTFLDLLHNTYVKCGIATTALFGPGRDILFDGFRAFKQGSPNMNSLVGFGSAAAFAISAVSLLNPELEWNSTFFDEPVMLLGFVLLGRSLEESARLKASSDMNELISLLSPQSRLIVTSSSDDPSSDPILNSDAITIEVPVDDVRVGDSILVLPGETIPVDGDVIGGSSFVDESMLTGESLPVAKETGLPVFAGTVNWDGPLKIRATCTGPSSTISKIVRMVEDAQAREAPVQRLADSIAGPFVYTVMTLAAATFSFWYYIGTHLFPEVLLNDIAGPDGDSLLLSIKLAVDVLVVSCPCALGLATPTAILIGTSLGAKRGLLIRGGDVLERLAGIDALVLDKTGTLTEGKPVVTSIASLAYEEAEVLCLAAAVEKTALHPIANAIMNKAELLKLDIPITSGQLTEPGFGCLAEVDGCLVAVGTLDWVHNRFETKASPTELRDLRNRLEFMLSSEASSSNQSKSIAYVGREGEGIIGAIAISDILREDARVTVDRLQQESISTFLLSGDREEAVTSIGRTVGIRNENIKSSLTPQDKASIISTLQGQGHRVAMVGDGINDAPSLAAADVGIAMRTHSKENAASDAASVVLLGNRLSQVVDALSLSKATMAKVHQNLAWAVAYNIVAIPIAAGVLLPQFDFAMTPSLSGGLMALSSIFVVSNSLLLQLHGSFQNTEKRQGDLSSRLNLNRSVQSSQQ; translated from the exons ATGGCCACCTCTGCATCCTACCCCCTCCTACGCGTCCGGCCTCCGGCTTCGGGCGGTAGTGCTTTTCCCCTCAAgcgtctccgcccgattcactGCCGCCGCGGGGCACCAACCTCCCACTCccagcgccgcctccacctTCTCCACCTCCACACGCGCGGCGTGCCTGCTGCGGCCCCTCCCCGCGCCACGGCCGACCCGTCGTCCGCCTCGAGCGCGGTCGACGCGGCGGGATCCCAAGCGGCGGATGAGGGAGCCGGCGCCGGCTCCGCCGTGCTGCTCGACGTGAGCGGCATGATGTGCGGCGGCTGCGCGGCGCGGGTGCGGGCCATCCTGGCCGCGGACGCGCGGGTGGAGACGGCGGCCGTCAACCTCCTCGCCGAGTCCGCGGCGGTGCGGctgcgggcgccggcgccgcccggcgcgggggaggagctcgcggcGAGGCTCACGGAGTGCGGGTTCCCGACCACGGCGCGCCgagggggcgcggcggcagcgggggcCGGGGAGAGCGCGCGCAAGTGGAGGGAGATGGCGGCCAGGAAGGAGGAGCTCCTGGCGCGGAGCCGGGGGCGCGTGGCGTTCGCGTGGACGCTCGTCGCGCTCTGCTGCGGCTCGCACGCGTCCCACATCCTCCACTCGCTTGGCATCCATGTCGGCCACG GAACGTTTTTGGATTTGTTGCATAATACTTATGTGAAATGTGGCATTGCTACCACGGCTTTGTTTGGGCCTGGAAGAG ACATACTGTTTGATGGTTTTAGAGCATTCAAGCAAGGTTCCCCCAACATGAACTCTCTAGTAGGATTCGGCTCTGCAGCTGCATTTGCTATCAGTGCA GTGTCCTTGCTGAACCCTGAGTTGGAGTGGAATTCAACCTTTTTTGATGAACCG GTCATGCTTCTTGGATTTGTACTTCTTGGACGATCTCTTGAAGAAAGTGCAAGGCTTAAGGCATCCAGCGATATGAACGAGCTCATT TCACTGTTATCACCTCAATCGAGGTTAATTGTTACTTCCTCAAGTGATGACCCTTCTTCGGACCCTATTTTGAATTCTGATGCAATCACAATTGAGGTTCCTGTTGATGATGTCCGTGTTGGAGACTCAATATTGGTCCTACCAGGAGAAACTATACCTGTAGAT GGTGATGTCATCGGAGGATCAAGTTTTGTTGATGAATCAATGCTTACTGGAGAGTCCTTGCCTGTAGCCAAGGAGACAGGGCTTCCTGTATTTGCAGGAACTGTGAACTGG GATGGCCCGCTGAAGATCAGAGCAACTTGTACTGGACCATCATCAACAATTTCTAAGATAGTCCGCATG GTTGAGGATGCCCAAGCACGTGAAGCTCCTGTTCAAAGGCTCGCAGATTCCATTGCAGGACCATTTGTGTATACTGTTATGACGTTGGCTGCTGCAACCTTTTCCTTCTG GTATTACATTGGCACACACTTATTTCCGGAGGtccttctgaatgatattgctGGCCCAGATGGGGATTCATTACTTTTGAGTATAAAGCTTGCTGTGGATGTACTA GTTGTTTCCTGCCCTTGTGCGCTTGGATTAGCTACACCTACAGCTATCTTAATAGGAACTTCCCTGG GTGCTAAAAGAGGATTACTTATTAGAGGAGGTGATGTTTTAGAGCGTTTGGCTGGAATTGATGCTCTTGTGCTTGATAAG ACAGGGACGCTTACAGAAGGAAAACCAGTAGTTACTTCTATTGCTTCTCTGGCATATGAGGAGGCAGAGGTTCTTTGTCTCGCTGCTGCAGTGGAGAAAACAGCATTGCACCCAATTGCAAATGCTATAATGAACAAGGCTGAACTGCTCAAGCTGGATATTCCAATCACAAGTGGTCAGCTTACAGAGCCTGGATTTGGCTGTTTGGCGGAAGTAGATGGGTGTTTAGTTGCAGTAGGTACTTTGGATTGGGTACACAATCGTTTTGAAACTAAAGCATCACCAACTGAACTGAGAGACCTTAGAAACCGTCTGGAGTTTATGTTGTCCAGTGAAGCATCATCATCAAATCAATCGAAGTCAATAGCTTATGTTGGTCGTGAAGGAGAAGGAATTATAGGTGCTATTGCTATATCAGATATTTTGCGAGAAGATGCAAGGGTAACTGTGGACAG ATTGCAGCAAGAAAGCATTTCAACATTTCTACTATCAGGGGATAGGGAAGAAGCAGTGACAAGCATTGGGAGGACTGTTGGAATCAGGAATGAAAACATAAAGTCTTCCCTAACTCCGCAGGACAAAGCAAGCATTATATCAACTTTGCAAGGGCAGGGACACAGAGTTGCAATG GTTGGTGATGGAATAAATGATGCGCCATCTTTGGCAGCTGCAGATGTTGGAATAGCTATGCGAACTCACTCAAAAGAGAATGCCGCCTCTGATGCAGCTTCAGTTGTTCTATTAGGCAACAGACTTTCTCAG GTTGTAGATGCATTATCCCTGTCGAAAGCAACTATGGCAAAAGTTCACCAAAATTTGGCTTGGGCAGTGGCATATAACATAGTAGCCATTCCCATTGCCGCTGGAGTGTTACTGCCTCAATTTGATTTCGCCATGACACCATCTCTCTCAG GGGGGTTGATGGCCCTGAGCTCCATCTTTGTCGTCAGCAATTCTTTGCTTCTGCAGCTGCATGGGTCGTTTCAGAACACAGAGAAACGACAGGGTGATTTGagctcaagattaaatttgaatCGTTCGGTTCAGTCTTCCCAGCAGTAG
- the LOC112875254 gene encoding uncharacterized protein LOC112875254, translating into MASATGSSSLRSSCSLPNLLVWLLNLSLLALATAAVGPVFLLRPRPTPFGWALVSVHAATLLSALAALCAQLTHLCLAGHAALALAAMSGHALASAAFFLRRDRSLALLGSARDRREQLVLAFLEEVLLLGMFLAQAVALAAACVVRRRWAREYQAAETEKAAVARKRGRKMARVQAESAAAAEAGVKAVDEKVMRSSSGKKVHWANNDGFEEC; encoded by the coding sequence ATGGCGTCGGCCACCGGCAGCTCGAGCCTGCGGAGCAGCTGCTCCCTCCCCAACCTCCTAGTCTGGCTCCTCAACCTCTCCCTCCTcgccctcgccaccgccgcgGTCGGCCCGgtcttcctcctccgcccgcgcccgaCGCCCTTCGGCTGGGCGCTCGTCTCCGTGCACGCCGCCACGCTGCTCTCGGCGCTCGCCGCGCTCTGCGCGCAGCTCACCCACCTCTGCCTCGCCGGCCACgccgcgctcgcgctcgccgcGATGTCCGGCCACGCGCTGGCCTCCGCCGCCTTCTTCCTCCGCCGCGACCGCAGCCTCGCGCTCCTGGGGTCCGCCAGGGACCGCCGGGAGCAGCTCGTGCTGGCGTTCCTGGAGGAGGTGCTGCTGCTGGGCATGTTCCTGGCGCAGGCCGTGGCGCTGGCGGCCGCGTGCGTGGTACGCCGGCGGTGGGCGCGGGAGTACCAGGCCGCCGAGACGGAGAAGGCGGCCGTGGCGAGGAAGAGGGGGAGGAAGATGGCGCGGGTGCAGGCGGAgtcggcggccgccgcggaggCCGGGGTGAAGGCCGTCGACGAGAAGGTGATGCGGAGCAGCAGCGGCAAGAAGGTGCACTGGGCCAACAACGATGGATTCGAGGAGTGCTAG
- the LOC112875250 gene encoding E3 ubiquitin-protein ligase SPL2, producing MSARDRETAEALVRLAASLDGAVLGLGTAAVAVASWVKYLAVSGQVRLVASAAASSIADLRSLLPGSGGEPRLAAVRGYVRPKPGGMILRPPFSGEHGVITKHTQMCLFTEWRGIFGWTFDLHALLFRSWKEQIVTSFRTVPFVLASSEIGNPIGIVHINVEKADQPLPLTTVFHKLIPIETTPYTLFQTIIGNGYPIALLDEEKILPIGKELTAIGLCRAKDEGSVEISSCPDLPFFLSELTKDEMQAELASRARILFWGSIVLGTLSVCLVGRAIYRGWKRIKLRREARQAQQLFEEAEDAIQEGDSSDEEVGDGQLCVVCLRRRRKAAFIPCGHLVCCCNCALRMEREAEPLCPMCRQDIRYMMRIYDS from the exons ATGTCGGCGCGTGACCGCGAGACGGCCGAGGCGCTGGTGCGCCTCGCCGCCTCGCTGGACGGGGCGGTGCTCGGCCTCGGCACGGCGGCCGTCGCAGTCGCGTCGTGGGTCAAGTACCTCGCCGTCTCGGGGCAGGTGCGCCTCGTCgcctccgcggcggcgtccTCCATCGCCGACCTCCGCTCCCTCCTCcctggcagcggcggcgagccgCGGCTCGCGGCGGTGCGGGGCTACGTGCGCCCCAAACCGGGGGGCATGATCCTCCGCCCCCCGTTCTCCGGGGAGCACGGCGTCATCACCAAGCACACCCAGATG TGCTTGTTCACGGAATGGAGAGGAATCTTTGGATGGACCTTTGATCTGCATGCTCTTCTTTTCAGATCATGGAAGGAGCAGATTGTAACATCTTTTAGAACG GTTCcgtttgttcttgctagttctgaGATTGGAAACCCTATTGGGATAGTTCATATCAATGTAGAGAAGGCGGATCAACCATTACCTCTTACAACTGTGTTTCATAAACTTATCCCAATTGAGACGACTCCTTACACATTGTTTCAAACTATAATTGGCAATGGCTATCCC ATTGCATTATTGGATGAAGAAAAAATACTACCTATCGGAAAGGAGCTTACAGCAATAGGACTATGTCGAGCAAAGGATGAAGGAAGTGTTGAGATCAGCTCGTGCCCAGATCTCCCCTTTTTCTT ATCTGAGCTGACCAAGGATGAGATGCAAGCTGAGCTGGCTTCGCGTGCTAGGATACTCTTTTGGGGTAGTATTGTTTTGGGAACCTTGTCTGTTTGCCTAGTGGGCCGTGCCATTTACAG GGGCTGGAAGAGAATCAAACTGCGGAGAGAGGCTAGGCAAGCACAACAGTTATTTGAGGAGGCTGAAGACGCTATTCAAGAAGGTGACTCCAGTGACGAAGAAGTAGGGGACGGGCAGCTATGTGTTGTGTGCTtaaggaggagaaggaaagcaGCTTTTATTCCTTGTGGGCATCTCGTCTGCTGTTGCAATTGTGCATTAAGAATGGAACGTGAGGCTGAACCATTGTGCCCGATGTGTCGGCAGGACATTAGATACATGATGAGGATTTATGACTCTTGA
- the LOC112878041 gene encoding uncharacterized protein LOC112878041 isoform X1, protein MATGAVTPPPPPLAAARRGIRGRVALHRRLAASPMKDESVISTNGGNEEMVTDSLNVARGLSHPGLSSSLSNKASLVPTPLLPTEPSDLWFNRLRPSIDESDCKYKRLFGCYVAREAVIDEEYWIAAWLRAEDHYEDQSGNRYVESFKRKFASQEFHALKKRCSKQHGEKYICFVAVKNDDLRRTVLNSVVGTLDVCVRHPLHGEKFPEEPGRSSLHCRIYQPDQPKFGYLTNVCVAKYARRQGIASNMLLLAIDAARINGAENIYIHVHKHNLPAWRLYNQIGFKMVDQDGARRSSDLCLLSFGS, encoded by the exons ATGGCCACCGGCGCcgtcacgccgccgccgccgccgctggccgccgcgcggcgcggcatcCGTGGCCGGGTGGCCCTCCACCGGCGACTCGCCGCCTCTCCTAT GAAAGATGAATCTGTGATTTCCACAAATGGTGgaaatgaggaaatggtcactGATAGCCTCAATGTTGCCAGAGGGTTGTCTCACCCAGGGCTTTCATCAAGTTTATCCAACAAGGCATCATTGGTCCCAACCCCTTTGCTTCCCACCGAGCCATCTGATCTCTGGTTCAATCGTCTTCGACCCTCAATTGATGAAAGTGATTGCAAATACAAAAGATTATTTGGCTGCTATGTTGCTCGTGAGGCTGTAATTGATGAGGAATACTGG ATTGCTGCATGGTTGCGAGCAGAAGATCACTATGAAGATCAGTCAGGCAACCG CTATGTCGAAAGCTTTAAAAGAAAGTTTGCATCACAG GAATTTCATGCATTAAAGAAGCGATGCAGCAAACAGCATGGAGAAAAGTATATATGTTTTGTCGCG GTAAAGAATGATGACCTCAGGCGAACTGTCCTGAATAGCGTTGTTGGTACCTTAGATGTATGTGTAAGGCATCCTCTACATGGGGAGAAATTTCCTGAG GAGCCTGGAAGGTCGTCTCTTCACTGTAGAATCTATCAGCCGGATCAGCCAAAATTTGGGTATTTAACTAATGTATGCGTTGCTAAATATGCAAGGCGTCAAGGGATCGCGAGTAACATGTTGTTATTGGCCATTGATGCTGCAAGAATCAATG GTGCTGAAAATATTTACATTCATGTGCATAAACATAACTTACCAGCGTGGAGGCTCTATAATCAGATAGGATTCAAG ATGGTTGACCAGGATGGTGCCCGTCGTTCATCAGATCTGTGCTTACTCTCCTTCGGTTCATAG
- the LOC112878041 gene encoding uncharacterized protein LOC112878041 isoform X2: protein MVTDSLNVARGLSHPGLSSSLSNKASLVPTPLLPTEPSDLWFNRLRPSIDESDCKYKRLFGCYVAREAVIDEEYWIAAWLRAEDHYEDQSGNRYVESFKRKFASQEFHALKKRCSKQHGEKYICFVAVKNDDLRRTVLNSVVGTLDVCVRHPLHGEKFPEEPGRSSLHCRIYQPDQPKFGYLTNVCVAKYARRQGIASNMLLLAIDAARINGAENIYIHVHKHNLPAWRLYNQIGFKMVDQDGARRSSDLCLLSFGS from the exons atggtcactGATAGCCTCAATGTTGCCAGAGGGTTGTCTCACCCAGGGCTTTCATCAAGTTTATCCAACAAGGCATCATTGGTCCCAACCCCTTTGCTTCCCACCGAGCCATCTGATCTCTGGTTCAATCGTCTTCGACCCTCAATTGATGAAAGTGATTGCAAATACAAAAGATTATTTGGCTGCTATGTTGCTCGTGAGGCTGTAATTGATGAGGAATACTGG ATTGCTGCATGGTTGCGAGCAGAAGATCACTATGAAGATCAGTCAGGCAACCG CTATGTCGAAAGCTTTAAAAGAAAGTTTGCATCACAG GAATTTCATGCATTAAAGAAGCGATGCAGCAAACAGCATGGAGAAAAGTATATATGTTTTGTCGCG GTAAAGAATGATGACCTCAGGCGAACTGTCCTGAATAGCGTTGTTGGTACCTTAGATGTATGTGTAAGGCATCCTCTACATGGGGAGAAATTTCCTGAG GAGCCTGGAAGGTCGTCTCTTCACTGTAGAATCTATCAGCCGGATCAGCCAAAATTTGGGTATTTAACTAATGTATGCGTTGCTAAATATGCAAGGCGTCAAGGGATCGCGAGTAACATGTTGTTATTGGCCATTGATGCTGCAAGAATCAATG GTGCTGAAAATATTTACATTCATGTGCATAAACATAACTTACCAGCGTGGAGGCTCTATAATCAGATAGGATTCAAG ATGGTTGACCAGGATGGTGCCCGTCGTTCATCAGATCTGTGCTTACTCTCCTTCGGTTCATAG
- the LOC112877839 gene encoding uncharacterized protein LOC112877839: MGRSTSTEKLVCVVVAVLAVLSPLYIDRRPAAESEDEEEDGGGSALWLPALLVVLILAINVTCFMDRRVVRFDPYWIHRVWGSSGGLMAMLLLLGFVLKCKASLYV, encoded by the coding sequence ATGGGCAGGTCGACCTCCACGGAGAAGCTGGTGTGCGTCGTGGTGGCGGTCCTGGCCGTCCTGTCGCCGCTGTACATCGACCGGAGGCCCGCGGCGGAGagcgaggacgaggaggaggacggcggcgggtcGGCGCTGTGGCTGCCGGCGCTGCTGGTGGTGCTGATCCTGGCCATCAACGTGACGTGCTTCATGGACAGGCGCGTGGTGAGGTTCGACCCCTACTGGATCCACCGCGTCTGGGGGTCCTCCGGCGGGCTCATGgccatgctgctgctgctcggctTCGTGCTCAAGTGTAAGGCATCCTTGTATGTATAG
- the LOC112877838 gene encoding uncharacterized protein LOC112877838: MSPSLVPTTSGGLHVCPSPPRPRRRRCCHVTAAALPPASDGVGRRAVSLAGVAAWLTTAVGRADAASPLDKYVKRKKLEPLETYVPAVLLTIDQFVDLEKSLQFEKPRFDETRSLLRSGPASSLRINIRAVAQYADSNGQGKAASDAVDECLRALEDLDSLLLHASRNDPSASVETMRSKISVALGALDNLLQTVPSAVLDKGKAIADAYRTPADEYVEENAAELDPKLKQLEDIL; this comes from the exons ATGTCCCCCTCGCTCGTCCCCACCACCTCCGGCGGGCTTCACGTCTGCCCGTCCCCGcctcggccgcggcggcgccgatgCTGCCACGTCACGGCTGCCGCGCTCCCGCCGGCGTCGGACGGCgtcggccgccgcgccgtctccCTGGCCGGCGTCGCCGCCTGGCTCACCACTGCTGTCGGGC GGGCGGACGCGGCCAGTCCATTGGACAAGTACGTCAAGAG GAAGAAGCTGGAGCCTCTGGAGACCTACGTTCCGGCTGTGCTGCTGACTATTGACCAGTTCGTTGATCTAG AGAAATCCTTACAATTTGAGAAACCAAGGTTCGACGAGACCAGATCATTACTTCGCTCCGGACCAGCATCATCTCTACGAATCAACATTCGGGCA GTGGCACAATATGCTGACAGTAATGGTCAAGGCAAAGCTGCATCAGACGCTGTGGACGAATGCTTACG AGCATTGGAAGATCTCGACTCGCTGCTACTACATGCATCACGGAATGACCCCTCAGCATCCGTTGAGACCATGAGGAGCAAGATCAGTGTTGCCCTTGGAGCATTAGACAA TCTCTTGCAAACTGTGCCATCTGCAGTCCTGGATAAAGGAAAGGCGATTGCTGATGCATACCGGACTCCCGCAGATGAATATGTTGAGGAAAATGCTGCCGAGTTGGATCCCAAGCTGAAACAGTTGGAGGATATTCTTTAA